From the Prochlorococcus marinus str. AS9601 genome, the window TGATATATCAGCGTAGGTAAATTTTACATCTCCTGGCTGAAGAGGCATTAAGTTTATAATTGCCTTTTTGTTGAAATTTAGCTCAAGCATACTTATAAAATAATCTATTTTTATAGGATTACTATTTCCAATATTGAATATTTGAAAAGGTGCGTTTGAATAAGATTTATTTTGATAGTTTGAACTAAAATTTTCGCTTTTTATTGCAGGCTTATAACAGCAACCAAACAAGCCATTTACGATATCATCAATATAGGTGAAGTCTCTATGTAAATTCCCATAATTAAAAATATTTATTGGTTTAGAATTTAAGATCGCATTAGCAAAAATCATTGGTGCCATATCTGGCCTACCAAAAGGACCATATACCGTAAAAAATCTTAATCCTGTAGTTGGTATATCATAAAGGTGACTGTAACTATGAGCCATAAGTTCATTGGACTTTTTTGTTGCTGCATAAAAACTTATTGGATGATCAACATTATCATCCTCTACAAATGGAATTTTTTTATTAAGTCCATAAACTGAGCTACTAGATGCAAAAACAAAATTTTTAACTTTATTTTCTTTGCAGAATTCCAAAATATTAAAGAATCCGATTAAGTTTGAATCTGCATAAGATTTTGGATTATCTAATGAATATCTGACACCTGCTTGAGCTGCAAGATGAATAACGATGCTAGGGCTATATTTTTCTGTAATAAAATCTAATGATTTCTTATCTTCAATATGGAATTCATGAAAAATCCAATTTGCTTTAAGCTTTTTTGATTTTTCAGTAATTAATTTTAATCTAGATTTTTTAAGTCTTACATCATAATAATTATTTAAATTATCAACTCCAATAATAGTTTTTTCGTTTTCTAATAATCTTAAAATTAGAGCAGAACCTATAAATCCTGCAGCCCCAGTTATCAAGATGCGATTATTATTCAAAAAGGATTCTTTTCTGTTTAAATATTATAACTACTTTATTAATATAATAAATAATTATATATATATTTATGAATTCCAAAGTGATCATACCTGTTATTCTTTGTGGGGGATCTGGTTCGAGACTTTGGCCTTTATCAAGAAAAAGTCTTCCTAAACAATTTTTATCTCTTAATCCAGAAAATAAAAAATCTTTACTTCAGCAAACTTATCAAAGAGTTAAAAATATAAAAAATTGTTCTGGTCCAATAATTATTTGTAATGAAGAACATAGATTTATTGTCGCAGAACAAATGCGTGAAATAAAAATAAAACCAACAGCGATAATATTAGAACCTTTCGGAAGAAATACTTGTCCTGCAATTACTTTGGCATGCCTTGAGGCAATTAAATATAGTAAAGATCCTTTTTTATTAATCTTATCTTCTGACCA encodes:
- a CDS encoding GDP-mannose 4,6-dehydratase; the encoded protein is MNNNRILITGAAGFIGSALILRLLENEKTIIGVDNLNNYYDVRLKKSRLKLITEKSKKLKANWIFHEFHIEDKKSLDFITEKYSPSIVIHLAAQAGVRYSLDNPKSYADSNLIGFFNILEFCKENKVKNFVFASSSSVYGLNKKIPFVEDDNVDHPISFYAATKKSNELMAHSYSHLYDIPTTGLRFFTVYGPFGRPDMAPMIFANAILNSKPINIFNYGNLHRDFTYIDDIVNGLFGCCYKPAIKSENFSSNYQNKSYSNAPFQIFNIGNSNPIKIDYFISMLELNFNKKAIINLMPLQPGDVKFTYADISKIQKWIGYKPKVSFEKGIREFSKWYLDFYE